The following proteins are encoded in a genomic region of Pikeienuella piscinae:
- a CDS encoding helix-turn-helix transcriptional regulator encodes MKPETITRLMTRDEVAETCGISKRHLELAPSRREGPAFLRIGRSVRYRPTDVAAWLEAQLVRPGTERDR; translated from the coding sequence ATGAAGCCCGAGACGATCACCCGCCTGATGACCCGCGACGAGGTCGCCGAGACCTGCGGGATATCGAAGCGCCATCTCGAGCTGGCGCCGTCGCGACGGGAGGGACCGGCCTTCCTCCGGATCGGCCGCAGCGTGCGCTACCGCCCGACGGACGTCGCAGCCTGGCTCGAGGCCCAACTCGTGCGACCCGGGACGGAGCGTGATCGATGA
- a CDS encoding helix-turn-helix domain-containing protein, with translation MTRKIASPRLLTIRDAAEEAGVCTRTVRRWIKAGLLPIRRLGGSERLVRIEENVWRAFLREA, from the coding sequence ATGACCCGAAAGATCGCGAGCCCGCGCCTCCTGACCATTCGCGACGCGGCGGAGGAGGCCGGCGTCTGCACGCGCACGGTGCGCCGCTGGATCAAGGCGGGCCTCCTTCCAATTCGCCGGCTCGGCGGATCAGAACGCCTCGTCCGGATCGAAGAGAACGTCTGGCGCGCCTTTCTGAGGGAGGCGTGA
- a CDS encoding NAD(P)/FAD-dependent oxidoreductase — protein MTDGGASVIVIGGGATGLSAAWWLARSGHDVLVIERGVIGAEASGRNGGGCTHPNSPLFREEQRLWPELDRLLGYPTEFQPHRLRITLTPEELDHYWNRGAGAAMRQGFEVEVLDQHQVRDLVPIVGDEGHGGIFLRFGGHANPQRTMLAYAFALRDLQGRILQHTTVTGVETTGGRVSRVLTSRGSFGCDALVIAAGPHTAALLALLGVTLPLASARAEMLVTEPIPTLPFGGGDGHGLYGRQTLRGNLAYGGGPHDWIDLDDMNEPEKPVTPMIRSLAGRLTSLFPKAAHVRVIRSWSGVIENTPDGRPVIERLFDPENVTIATMSSVGFGLSPASGRAIRDLVLDGACSFAKLESLSLRRFAKLPVDWRRTAGWVG, from the coding sequence ATGACTGACGGCGGCGCCTCGGTCATCGTCATCGGCGGCGGCGCAACCGGGCTCAGTGCCGCCTGGTGGCTGGCGCGGTCTGGCCACGACGTTCTGGTGATCGAGCGCGGCGTGATCGGTGCCGAGGCGTCGGGACGCAATGGCGGTGGCTGCACCCATCCGAACAGCCCGCTATTCCGCGAAGAGCAGAGGCTCTGGCCTGAATTGGACCGCTTGCTCGGCTATCCCACCGAATTCCAGCCGCACCGACTGCGCATCACTCTGACGCCAGAGGAACTTGACCATTACTGGAATCGCGGCGCTGGCGCGGCGATGCGCCAGGGCTTCGAGGTGGAAGTGCTGGACCAGCATCAGGTGCGCGACTTGGTGCCGATCGTCGGTGATGAAGGGCATGGCGGCATTTTTCTAAGGTTCGGCGGCCATGCCAATCCACAACGTACCATGCTGGCCTATGCATTCGCCCTGCGCGATCTGCAAGGACGAATCCTCCAGCACACCACCGTGACCGGCGTCGAGACTACCGGCGGCCGGGTTTCGCGCGTCCTCACCTCGCGTGGCAGTTTCGGCTGCGATGCACTGGTGATCGCCGCCGGGCCGCATACCGCTGCCCTGCTTGCACTGTTGGGGGTGACGCTGCCGCTGGCCTCTGCACGGGCCGAGATGCTGGTGACCGAGCCAATCCCAACGTTGCCATTCGGTGGCGGGGATGGACACGGACTTTATGGCCGCCAGACGCTGCGTGGCAATCTTGCTTATGGCGGCGGTCCGCATGACTGGATCGACCTCGACGACATGAACGAGCCGGAGAAACCGGTGACACCGATGATCCGCAGCCTAGCGGGCCGCTTGACCAGCCTGTTCCCGAAGGCGGCGCATGTTCGGGTGATCCGCAGCTGGTCCGGGGTGATCGAGAACACGCCCGACGGCCGCCCGGTGATCGAGCGCCTGTTCGACCCTGAAAACGTCACCATTGCGACCATGTCCAGCGTCGGCTTCGGCCTGTCGCCGGCCAGCGGCCGGGCTATCCGCGACCTCGTGCTGGACGGCGCTTGCAGCTTTGCCAAGCTCGAGTCGCTATCACTGCGCCGTTTTGCGAAGCTTCCGGTGGACTGGCGCCGTACGGCCGGCTGGGTTGGCTGA
- a CDS encoding NAD(P)/FAD-dependent oxidoreductase, translating to MKSPDATHGGDPDPSNIHGKLLPPERHVQLIVVGAGPAGLAAATESAALGVEVMLVEEHPIDRALMGMDIPLRFGGRMDGSAGARGAVIERLVDTRPAIQHAFEVGIDIQLGVSAWGLFPSEVSAAMPAPMLGLTDGTRSWMVGYDRVIVATGARDLGLAFPGWGALGVVGARGAEELIGTYRAFSGRRMVVLGTGPLALRVCRMAIKAGIHVPAAVEVDTGDLPADISAGFEQLGITVRQGFTVEAVVSQSAGVTGVRLIPLVAADPRQGDEIACDTICSAVGAVPSVELLAAAGCATVFDPNLGGHCPKIDAAMRTSNRAILAVGDCTGLGDTEIASPDAAIIQGRVAAQTVARDLGHDTGATASASQRTGRRDQIACWDRWLQASCAAGGDRLEICLCENVALRDLVGLRPPGYLQETYGAALYDRGFGALLAEPPVNQDQIKRLTRAGMGVCQGRRCRDQVALLLAASTGTGIADIPLASYRPPVRPLPLSVLAPERELPLISETWVSWFSIATQSLPSDADLTEDKPDD from the coding sequence ATGAAGTCACCTGATGCTACTCACGGCGGCGATCCCGATCCGTCGAACATCCACGGCAAGCTCCTACCACCCGAGCGGCATGTGCAGCTGATCGTCGTCGGTGCGGGTCCGGCCGGACTGGCGGCGGCGACCGAGTCCGCGGCCCTGGGTGTCGAGGTGATGCTGGTCGAGGAGCACCCAATCGACCGGGCTTTGATGGGAATGGACATTCCGCTGCGCTTCGGTGGGCGCATGGACGGATCCGCCGGCGCCCGAGGTGCGGTGATCGAACGGTTGGTGGATACCCGGCCCGCCATTCAGCACGCGTTCGAGGTGGGGATCGACATCCAGCTCGGCGTTTCGGCCTGGGGCCTGTTCCCTTCCGAAGTGAGCGCCGCGATGCCGGCGCCGATGCTGGGCCTGACCGACGGAACGCGGTCCTGGATGGTCGGCTACGACCGCGTCATCGTCGCCACTGGCGCCCGCGATCTGGGACTGGCTTTCCCTGGCTGGGGTGCCCTCGGAGTGGTCGGAGCACGCGGCGCCGAGGAGTTGATCGGCACATATCGCGCCTTTTCGGGGCGCCGGATGGTCGTCCTTGGCACCGGACCGCTGGCGCTGCGCGTCTGCCGCATGGCCATCAAGGCCGGCATCCACGTGCCGGCGGCGGTCGAAGTGGACACGGGTGACCTGCCGGCAGACATCAGCGCCGGATTCGAACAACTGGGTATCACCGTCCGCCAGGGCTTCACGGTCGAGGCGGTCGTCAGCCAAAGCGCCGGTGTCACCGGGGTCCGATTGATCCCCTTGGTCGCCGCCGATCCGCGGCAAGGAGACGAGATCGCCTGCGACACTATCTGCTCGGCCGTTGGTGCGGTCCCGTCGGTGGAACTGCTCGCGGCGGCAGGCTGCGCCACGGTGTTCGATCCAAATCTCGGCGGCCATTGCCCGAAGATCGATGCCGCGATGCGCACCTCGAACCGCGCCATCCTTGCGGTCGGCGACTGCACCGGACTGGGCGATACCGAAATCGCTTCGCCTGACGCCGCAATCATCCAGGGGCGCGTCGCCGCGCAGACGGTCGCACGAGACCTCGGTCACGATACCGGCGCCACGGCGTCCGCCAGCCAGCGGACTGGCAGGCGTGATCAGATCGCGTGTTGGGACAGGTGGCTGCAGGCCTCATGCGCGGCCGGAGGCGACAGGCTGGAAATCTGCCTCTGCGAGAACGTGGCGCTACGCGATCTGGTCGGGCTCCGGCCTCCGGGCTACCTGCAGGAGACCTATGGCGCGGCGCTTTACGACAGGGGCTTCGGCGCGCTGCTGGCAGAGCCGCCGGTCAATCAGGACCAGATCAAGCGCTTAACCCGTGCTGGGATGGGGGTCTGCCAAGGCCGCCGCTGCCGCGATCAGGTCGCGCTGCTACTGGCCGCCAGCACCGGGACCGGTATCGCCGACATCCCCCTCGCCAGCTATCGCCCGCCGGTCCGGCCGCTGCCGCTGTCGGTGTTGGCACCCGAACGGGAACTGCCACTTATCAGCGAAACTTGGGTCTCCTGGTTCAGCATTGCAACGCAATCGCTGCCTTCCGATGCGGACCTCACGGAAGATAAACCCGATGACTGA
- a CDS encoding histidine phosphatase family protein, with translation MTETPIYVLRHGQTEWNVEGRLQGHRDSPLTPHGREQARRMGVALAARLASGGVDVAVSPLGRALQTAEIVIGQLNGLAVTWRTDPRLREIGVGQWEGLTFSEVVARGVQFPPDRDDDWFLDAPGAETLEGVVDRIGAFLAQKLDRPLVVVCHGQTGMLLRGLYMGLSPHEALGLDQPQDAFYQLTQDTEERISCIAAAGNTKDNGDEVT, from the coding sequence GTGACCGAAACACCGATCTACGTGCTGAGGCACGGACAAACAGAATGGAACGTTGAGGGCCGGCTGCAGGGCCACCGCGACTCGCCGCTCACACCGCATGGGCGCGAACAGGCGCGGCGGATGGGGGTCGCCCTTGCCGCACGGCTTGCATCTGGCGGCGTCGACGTGGCCGTCAGCCCGCTGGGGCGGGCATTGCAAACCGCCGAGATCGTGATCGGTCAGTTGAATGGCCTCGCCGTGACTTGGCGAACCGATCCGCGCCTACGCGAGATCGGCGTCGGCCAGTGGGAAGGCTTAACCTTCTCCGAGGTCGTGGCTCGCGGTGTGCAGTTCCCGCCTGACCGTGACGACGACTGGTTCCTCGACGCGCCGGGGGCCGAGACACTGGAGGGAGTCGTCGACCGCATCGGGGCCTTTCTTGCGCAGAAGTTAGACCGGCCGCTGGTAGTTGTTTGCCATGGCCAGACCGGAATGCTTCTGCGGGGATTGTACATGGGGCTTTCGCCCCACGAAGCTCTCGGCTTGGACCAGCCGCAGGACGCCTTCTACCAACTGACGCAGGATACCGAGGAACGGATTTCTTGTATTGCTGCTGCCGGCAACACCAAGGACAACGGCGATGAAGTCACCTGA
- a CDS encoding DeoR/GlpR family DNA-binding transcription regulator gives MTSHDGPVVRISALRQQQLLERLLRDQALRVAALSEEFDVSRETIRRDLKVLERRGRLKRVYGGAVATPSAGIRPLIERERINQTGKATIAALARDLVKEGDSVFIGEGTTTLALARLLSGHVPFRCTTNMIDIGAALGHGDNHEIFLTGGRLYPDHGILAGHAAISMAQSQIYDIAFVGTSSITLDVGCLDHERMLSEMNKALTNRAKRLIVLADGSKFGASARFVTYELGAIDTLITDARPGRAYLAALDDAEVEVICP, from the coding sequence ATGACCTCACATGATGGCCCTGTCGTGCGCATTTCCGCACTGCGCCAGCAACAACTGCTGGAGCGGCTCCTGCGTGATCAGGCGCTCCGGGTGGCGGCACTGTCGGAAGAGTTCGACGTTTCGCGGGAAACCATCCGGCGCGATTTGAAGGTGCTGGAACGAAGAGGCAGGCTGAAACGGGTCTACGGCGGGGCCGTCGCCACGCCCTCAGCCGGCATTCGTCCGCTGATCGAGCGTGAGCGTATCAACCAGACGGGAAAGGCGACTATCGCGGCGCTGGCCCGCGATCTAGTCAAAGAAGGCGACAGCGTCTTCATCGGCGAGGGCACGACCACACTGGCGCTCGCCCGGCTGCTGTCCGGCCATGTCCCGTTTCGATGCACCACCAATATGATCGACATCGGCGCCGCGCTTGGCCACGGCGATAATCACGAGATATTCCTGACCGGCGGGCGGCTTTATCCCGATCACGGGATCCTTGCCGGCCATGCAGCGATTTCGATGGCGCAGAGCCAGATTTACGACATCGCTTTCGTAGGAACCAGCAGCATCACACTCGATGTTGGCTGCTTGGACCACGAGCGGATGCTGTCCGAGATGAACAAGGCGTTGACCAACCGCGCCAAGCGCCTGATCGTACTGGCCGACGGTTCCAAGTTCGGCGCCAGCGCCCGTTTCGTCACCTACGAGCTCGGCGCCATCGATACTCTGATCACCGATGCGCGGCCGGGGCGGGCCTATCTGGCCGCTCTCGATGACGCCGAAGTGGAAGTCATCTGCCCGTGA